The Hordeum vulgare subsp. vulgare chromosome 7H, MorexV3_pseudomolecules_assembly, whole genome shotgun sequence DNA window TATTGATACTTGTCTGCCTGGTGTCCTCAAGTTTTTTTTTCCTATTTCTGTCAGTTGCTTGGAACTTGTTATTTCTTCTCGGTATTTGCTAGTAGCAGACCCTAGACTATTTACTTGTCTCACACAGAGAATTCATCTTACATATTATAGGGTGACATATTTTAATTTCATTTAATTATAGGAGAGAGACGTCAAAAATCTACAATACCAAGTCCAGTTCTTTGGCAATTGCTGGGGATGTTGTGCTCTCATCACAGTCTACAAAAGGCCTTGCTAATCCTGAAAACCCATCCCCTAAGAAGCGCAAGGGTCCTCTTCCATTCGGCATCGACCAGAGTGGGTCGCAGAGCAAAGAGCTGAGCCCTGTTGGGGATATCAACAACAGCCCAGCAAAGTGCAGGACGCCATCGTCCCCAGCTGCTACAAGCAGTTCTCCATGCAAGACCAGGAGCGAAGATGAGCATGGGTGCCGTAACGACATGCCTTGCCATAGCCCACAGAGAAAAATCAGTGACATGAGTGTCTTTT harbors:
- the LOC123407607 gene encoding uncharacterized protein LOC123407607, with the protein product MPIALESGALFGRGVPAACGGSSSAGRGSSSQAAAAHLEESEESEGEVQSSLRGPFDTMDALQEALPRRRETSKIYNTKSSSLAIAGDVVLSSQSTKGLANPENPSPKKRKGPLPFGIDQSGSQSKELSPVGDINNSPAKCRTPSSPAATSSSPCKTRSEDEHGCRNDMPCHSPQRKISDMSVFSSPPVALQTQLISVSTVGQQDVGESTNVVSPREKRRKN